In the Mya arenaria isolate MELC-2E11 chromosome 11, ASM2691426v1 genome, one interval contains:
- the LOC128208221 gene encoding N-alpha-acetyltransferase 40-like, with protein MGRKSEKAKEKKMKRKEESARLAVSVAKVEAANKLEDPLTLLEPFRKFERNGISLTIECCRVSEMDKDTQDFVFDLCKTNMQELYETSSWGWKDREKREEMFDDRAWYLVARDDQRLPVAFVHFRFDIEMDEEVVYCYEIQLTPNLRRKGLGKFLMQILELLAHKTEMVKVMLTTFKHNDPGFKFFQEALKYQIDDISPEDGMYEDECYYWILSKPIRPKKASGVRPAPTEKGAAGVTTNGHVNGTAEVK; from the exons ATGGGT AGGAAATCTGAAAAAGCTAAAGAGAAGAAGATGAAAAGGAAAGAG GAGAGTGCCCGTCTGGCTGTATCTGTAGCAAAGGTTGAGGCTGCAAACAAG CTTGAAGATCCTCTCACTCTTCTAGAACCATTCAGAAAGTTTGAGCGTAATGG GATAAGTCTGACGATTGAATGCTGCCGTGTATCAGAGATGGACAAAGACACCCAGGATTTTGTGTTCGATCTCTGCAAGACTAACATGCAGGAATT ATATGAGACATCTAGCTGGGGATGGAAAGACCGAGAGAAGCGCGAAGAAATGTTTGATGATCGGGCGTGGTACCTGGTTGCCAGGGACGACCAAAGACTTCCAGTTGCATTTGTACATTTCCGCTTTGACATTGAAATGGATGAGGAAGTTGTTTACTG TTACGAAATTCAGCTCACACCTAATCTCCGAAGAAAAGGCCTTGGGAAGTTTCTCATGCAGATTTTAGAACTCCTTGCACACAA AACTGAGATGGTGAAGGTGATGTTGACCACATTCAAACACAACGATCCAGGCTTTAAATTCTTCCAGGAGGCCCTCaa GTACCAGATTGATGACATTTCCCCTGAAGATGGGATGTATGAAGATGAATGTTATTACTGGATACTTAGTAAGCCGATCCGTCCCAAGAAAGCTTCTGGGGTAAGGCCCGCACCAACGGAAAAGGGGGCTGCCGGGGTCACCACTAATGGACATGTGAATGGCACTGCTGAAGTGAAATGA